From Aquabacter sp. L1I39, the proteins below share one genomic window:
- a CDS encoding sensor domain-containing diguanylate cyclase codes for MLDFALQNRSLSLDLVLGALAKIDQGVLILGDDRRIVFANPQFSRMFSLPEDLVRPGCQTLHFHQYLAYRGEYGPGDPEEMIFLRERAIRQRERYRIDRRRPNGMYISVSGNPVGEGGYVFTFTDVSEQKRLLLEMESRVEERTQELRAANEELMRLASLDPLLGIVNRRTFLQVAEEARRQMVALNTSLHVLMIDLDHFKAINDRYGHSQGDIVLSAASAAMQSVLRPGELLSRYGGEEFVALLPRTSAADAMARAEAMRCAVAHHSVALAGAAVPVTISVGLAQVRESDPVIGLAIARADQAVYAAKANGRNQVISIDAECPQDAPKDTPHATP; via the coding sequence TTGCTCGACTTCGCGTTGCAGAACCGAAGCCTCAGCCTGGACCTCGTCCTTGGTGCCCTCGCCAAGATCGACCAGGGCGTTCTGATCCTTGGAGACGACCGGCGGATCGTTTTCGCCAACCCGCAATTTTCCCGGATGTTCAGCCTGCCGGAGGATCTGGTCCGGCCGGGCTGCCAGACCCTGCATTTTCACCAATACCTGGCCTATCGCGGCGAGTACGGCCCCGGCGATCCGGAGGAAATGATCTTCTTGCGGGAAAGGGCCATCCGCCAGCGCGAACGGTACCGCATCGATCGCCGGCGCCCCAATGGCATGTATATCTCGGTCAGCGGCAATCCCGTTGGCGAAGGCGGCTACGTGTTCACCTTCACCGACGTGTCCGAACAGAAGCGGTTGCTGCTGGAGATGGAAAGCCGGGTGGAGGAGCGCACCCAGGAATTGCGGGCGGCCAATGAGGAACTGATGCGCCTCGCCAGCCTCGATCCGCTGCTCGGCATCGTCAACCGGCGGACCTTCCTTCAGGTCGCGGAAGAGGCGCGGCGCCAGATGGTGGCGCTGAACACCTCCCTCCACGTGCTGATGATCGACCTCGACCACTTCAAGGCCATCAATGATCGCTACGGCCATTCGCAAGGGGACATCGTCCTGTCCGCCGCCAGCGCCGCCATGCAATCGGTGCTGAGGCCGGGGGAATTGCTCTCGCGCTATGGAGGCGAGGAGTTCGTCGCCCTGCTGCCCCGCACATCGGCCGCCGATGCCATGGCCCGGGCCGAGGCCATGCGGTGCGCGGTGGCGCACCATTCGGTGGCCTTGGCCGGCGCGGCGGTGCCGGTCACCATTTCCGTGGGGTTGGCGCAGGTGCGCGAGAGTGATCCCGTGATCGGCCTTGCCATCGCGCGCGCCGACCAAGCCGTCTATGCGGCCAAGGCCAATGGCCGCAACCAGGTGATTTCCATCGACGCGGAATGCCCGCAAGACGCTCCCAAAGACACTCCGCACGCCACGCCCTAA
- a CDS encoding GNAT family N-acetyltransferase, with protein MKIRPALPHHIDGIHAIYADAVRHGTASFELEPPNVAEMTRRYQALVEGGYPYFVAEEERGEVLGYAYAGAFRPRIAYRWTVENSVYVAPTAHKRGVGRALMEALLAECEVRGFRQMVAVIGDSANAGSIALHRACGFRPIGILPSTGLKFGRWIDTVLMQRELGAGDATVPDA; from the coding sequence ATGAAGATCCGCCCCGCCCTCCCCCACCACATTGACGGCATCCACGCCATCTATGCCGATGCGGTCCGCCACGGCACGGCCTCCTTCGAGCTGGAGCCACCTAACGTTGCGGAAATGACCCGCCGCTACCAGGCCTTGGTGGAGGGTGGCTACCCCTATTTTGTGGCGGAAGAGGAAAGGGGCGAGGTGCTCGGCTATGCCTATGCGGGCGCATTCCGACCCCGCATCGCCTATCGCTGGACGGTGGAAAATTCCGTCTATGTCGCTCCCACCGCCCACAAGCGTGGCGTCGGGCGGGCGCTGATGGAGGCGTTGCTGGCCGAATGCGAAGTGCGGGGCTTTCGCCAGATGGTGGCGGTGATCGGGGACAGCGCCAATGCCGGCTCCATCGCGCTCCACAGGGCCTGCGGCTTCCGCCCCATCGGCATTCTGCCCTCCACCGGCCTCAAGTTCGGCCGCTGGATCGACACCGTCCTGATGCAGCGCGAACTGGGTGCCGGAGACGCCACGGTGCCTGACGCCTGA
- a CDS encoding Bax inhibitor-1/YccA family protein has product MSDYDRNVAGRFGATATRSQAAIDQGLRSYMLSVYNYMTLGLAITGLAALGVFMLSVSATPVPVAEGKALMIGGQYLTQFGYALFVSPLKWVVMLAPLAAVFFLSFRIQSMSVGAAQATFWVYAGLVGVSLATIFLVYTHESIVRVFFITAASFGALSLWGYTTQRDLSGMGSFLMMGLFGIIIASLVNIFLGSSMLQFIVSVVGVLVFAGLTAYDTQRIKEMYFEGDDSVIAGKKAIMGALTLYLDFINLFMMLLQLFGNRNNN; this is encoded by the coding sequence ATGTCCGATTATGATCGCAACGTCGCCGGGCGGTTCGGCGCGACGGCGACACGCTCGCAGGCCGCGATCGACCAGGGCCTGCGGTCTTATATGCTCAGTGTCTACAACTACATGACGCTGGGCCTTGCCATCACGGGCCTTGCTGCTTTGGGCGTCTTCATGCTGTCGGTCAGCGCCACTCCGGTGCCGGTCGCCGAGGGCAAGGCCCTGATGATCGGCGGGCAGTACCTGACCCAGTTCGGCTACGCTCTGTTCGTGAGCCCGCTCAAGTGGGTGGTCATGCTCGCGCCTTTGGCCGCGGTGTTCTTCCTGAGCTTCCGCATCCAGAGCATGAGCGTGGGCGCCGCGCAGGCGACCTTCTGGGTCTATGCGGGCCTCGTCGGCGTGTCGCTGGCGACCATCTTTCTGGTCTACACCCATGAGAGCATCGTCCGGGTGTTCTTCATCACGGCCGCCTCGTTCGGCGCGCTGAGCCTGTGGGGCTACACGACGCAGCGGGACCTGTCCGGCATGGGCTCGTTCCTGATGATGGGCCTGTTCGGCATCATCATCGCCTCGCTGGTGAACATCTTCCTCGGCTCCTCGATGCTTCAGTTCATCGTGTCCGTGGTGGGCGTGCTGGTGTTCGCGGGCCTCACCGCCTACGACACCCAGCGCATCAAGGAGATGTATTTCGAGGGCGACGACAGCGTGATCGCGGGCAAGAAGGCCATCATGGGCGCGCTGACGCTCTACCTGGACTTCATCAACCTGTTCATGATGCTGCTCCAGCTGTTCGGCAACCGGAACAACAACTGA